A genomic stretch from Bifidobacterium sp. ESL0769 includes:
- the tyrS gene encoding tyrosine--tRNA ligase — MAHVTNFKEAGFDSVFDELNWRGLISQSTDRDQLAKALNGGPITYYCGFDPTAASLHIGNLVQLINMRHLQEAGHHPIAVVGGATGLIGDPRQSGERTLNPKDVVEGWAKRLKKQIGTILVTDGDNPVRFVSNYDWTANMSVIDFLRDVGKNFRMGTMLAKDTVARRLKSEEGISFTEFSYQVLQGNDFLHLYDEYNCTLQLGGSDQWGNLTSGLDLIRKVRGESVNVFTSPIITDSQGKKFGKSEGNAMWLDPTMLSPYKFYQFWYNQPDGEMLKLLKAFTFLPKAEIERLAHEAEVNPGAREAQKALAWEVTSFVHGEKTTQEAIDAASALFGRGGDLKSISSDMLESSIDGLKIENEEGEKVFAKAVIGERVAQAAVSAGLFKSISEARKTIKSGGVYVNNVRVEDQDQELAGDDFLADRFALIRRGKKAVGAVELG; from the coding sequence ATGGCTCACGTCACCAATTTCAAGGAAGCGGGATTCGACTCCGTCTTCGATGAATTGAACTGGCGCGGGTTGATTTCCCAGTCCACGGACCGGGATCAGCTCGCCAAAGCGTTGAACGGCGGGCCAATCACCTATTATTGCGGTTTCGACCCCACCGCGGCATCGCTGCATATCGGCAATCTCGTGCAGCTGATCAACATGCGTCATCTGCAGGAAGCGGGCCACCATCCCATCGCGGTGGTCGGCGGCGCCACCGGTTTGATCGGCGACCCGCGTCAAAGCGGCGAACGTACGCTCAATCCCAAGGACGTCGTCGAAGGCTGGGCCAAAAGGCTCAAGAAGCAGATCGGCACGATTCTCGTGACCGATGGCGACAATCCGGTGCGTTTCGTCTCCAATTACGATTGGACCGCGAACATGTCGGTCATCGACTTCCTGCGCGACGTCGGCAAGAACTTCCGCATGGGTACCATGCTCGCCAAAGACACTGTGGCGCGCAGGCTCAAGAGCGAGGAAGGCATCTCCTTCACCGAGTTCAGCTATCAGGTCCTGCAGGGCAACGATTTCCTGCACCTCTACGACGAGTACAACTGCACGTTGCAGCTCGGCGGTTCCGACCAGTGGGGCAACCTCACCAGCGGCCTCGATCTGATTCGCAAGGTGCGCGGCGAGAGCGTTAACGTGTTCACCAGCCCCATCATCACCGACAGCCAGGGCAAGAAATTCGGCAAGTCCGAGGGCAACGCCATGTGGCTTGATCCGACGATGCTGAGCCCCTACAAGTTCTATCAGTTCTGGTACAACCAGCCTGACGGCGAGATGCTGAAGCTGTTGAAGGCGTTCACTTTCCTGCCCAAGGCCGAGATCGAACGGCTCGCGCACGAGGCTGAGGTCAACCCCGGCGCACGCGAGGCGCAGAAGGCGTTGGCTTGGGAAGTCACGAGCTTCGTGCACGGTGAGAAGACCACGCAGGAAGCGATTGACGCGGCTTCCGCGCTCTTCGGACGCGGCGGCGATTTGAAGTCCATCAGCTCCGACATGCTGGAATCCTCCATCGATGGTCTCAAAATCGAGAACGAAGAAGGCGAGAAGGTCTTCGCCAAAGCCGTCATCGGCGAACGCGTGGCCCAGGCCGCCGTTTCCGCGGGGCTGTTCAAGTCGATTTCCGAGGCGCGCAAGACCATCAAGTCCGGCGGCGTCTACGTCAACAACGTCCGCGTCGAGGATCAGGATCAG
- a CDS encoding GDSL-type esterase/lipase family protein — MTLGIGTPLAAIEAIRAKHTIHLAEAPGGDSFGVKKFERNTDENVAPLTMCAIGDSMVAACGTQDQQEGLIPDLAQGFAQAFRRDVRWEAHGKLGATMRRVRYRLLPEVRKSGKKFDILVICAGSNDIMANRTLDEWRADLSAVLDEAKSLSDHIVVLSPGQMQHEPSLGKALRRALEHEMDEQAEVSKVVCAEHHARYVDMIHENVHADAPDFFSPDHFHPSAKGYSYMVDGVIAKLGTTFVQDLAAA; from the coding sequence ATGACGTTGGGTATCGGGACTCCATTGGCGGCAATCGAGGCGATTCGGGCGAAGCATACGATTCATCTCGCCGAGGCGCCTGGTGGGGACTCGTTCGGTGTGAAGAAATTTGAGCGGAATACCGATGAAAACGTTGCGCCTCTGACCATGTGCGCGATAGGTGACTCCATGGTGGCCGCCTGCGGTACACAAGACCAGCAGGAGGGCCTCATCCCAGACCTGGCGCAAGGATTTGCGCAAGCATTCAGGCGTGACGTTCGCTGGGAAGCTCACGGCAAACTCGGTGCCACCATGCGTCGCGTCCGCTACCGCCTGCTTCCCGAAGTGCGCAAAAGCGGAAAGAAGTTCGATATCCTGGTGATTTGTGCAGGTTCCAACGACATCATGGCCAATCGGACGCTTGACGAATGGCGAGCCGACCTTTCCGCCGTCCTTGACGAAGCCAAATCGTTAAGCGATCATATCGTCGTCCTGAGCCCCGGCCAGATGCAGCACGAGCCGTCATTGGGCAAGGCGCTGCGCCGTGCACTCGAACACGAGATGGACGAGCAGGCTGAGGTCAGTAAGGTTGTCTGCGCCGAGCATCATGCCAGGTACGTCGATATGATTCATGAAAACGTGCACGCCGACGCTCCCGATTTCTTCTCACCCGACCATTTCCATCCCAGTGCAAAAGGCTACAGCTATATGGTCGATGGTGTGATTGCCAAGCTCGGAACCACGTTCGTGCAGGACCTTGCGGCCGCATAA